The Streptomyces laurentii genome contains a region encoding:
- a CDS encoding hypothetical protein (identified by MetaGeneAnnotator; putative;~sequence version:1) translates to MSFERNTTTGSRAGGGPTAELRVEIFQSGPGGVFREWVPAFDVAPVRVTVYTESALATAFAGHGPRVAGLLEASSEDTWRITAHCLSTGAVVGEWTWARSEETGRWIPAGDLWCVWDDSLRIAALERANARAAQNGDAA, encoded by the coding sequence ATGTCTTTCGAGAGGAACACGACGACTGGTAGCCGCGCTGGTGGGGGGCCCACGGCCGAGCTGCGCGTAGAGATCTTCCAGAGCGGGCCCGGGGGGGTTTTCCGCGAGTGGGTACCTGCGTTCGACGTGGCCCCGGTGCGGGTCACGGTCTACACGGAATCTGCACTTGCTACGGCGTTCGCCGGCCACGGTCCGAGGGTCGCGGGACTTCTGGAAGCGTCCTCGGAGGACACGTGGAGGATCACAGCGCACTGTCTGTCCACGGGCGCCGTGGTGGGCGAGTGGACGTGGGCGCGGAGCGAGGAAACGGGCCGGTGGATTCCGGCTGGGGACCTCTGGTGTGTGTGGGACGACTCGCTCAGGATCGCCGCCCTGGAGCGGGCGAACGCGCGGGCCGCGCAGAACGGGGATGCCGCGTGA
- a CDS encoding non-ribosomal peptide synthase, pvdD/pvdJ-like protein (identified by MetaGeneAnnotator; putative;~sequence version:1) translates to MALASRERQYLHQELTDEVNVTYASIVCEAWGMVLNSQRNSTPARQKTVKQTAAGMERAALIALKHADYVTEDMKPEERLKRDRKRYEAAWEADRADMDAPA, encoded by the coding sequence ATGGCCCTAGCATCACGAGAGCGTCAGTACCTCCACCAGGAACTCACGGACGAAGTGAATGTCACGTACGCGAGCATCGTGTGTGAGGCGTGGGGCATGGTTCTGAACTCGCAGCGGAACAGCACCCCCGCCCGTCAGAAGACTGTGAAGCAGACCGCCGCAGGAATGGAGCGGGCCGCACTCATCGCGCTCAAGCACGCGGACTACGTGACCGAGGACATGAAGCCCGAGGAACGTCTGAAGCGGGACCGAAAGCGTTATGAGGCCGCGTGGGAAGCGGACCGTGCGGACATGGACGCGCCCGCGTAG
- a CDS encoding hypothetical protein (identified by MetaGeneAnnotator; putative;~sequence version:1): protein MTRTVLRYVAHRIRRHPESEAVASARCLHGECQWGAPPSADVGAVDIACMAHTGRHPDHDTFARSFTDVAIVEPV from the coding sequence GTGACCCGGACCGTGCTGCGGTACGTCGCACACCGCATCCGCCGTCACCCCGAATCCGAGGCCGTAGCGTCGGCGCGGTGCCTGCACGGCGAGTGCCAGTGGGGAGCCCCGCCGAGTGCCGACGTGGGCGCCGTGGACATCGCGTGCATGGCGCACACGGGGCGTCACCCGGACCACGACACGTTCGCGAGATCGTTTACGGACGTCGCGATCGTGGAGCCCGTTTAG
- a CDS encoding hypothetical protein (identified by MetaGeneAnnotator; putative;~sequence version:1), with the protein MRIRSRSSLGIVAVLSGVLAAGLTFAPGAAAVSPGTATATYDCGIWGTGTANLAATQSGTSATITITSAVKTPVAVGADTINSTLTLAKAGGGTRVFSGTKNPALAANQSVTMGPLTGTVAPGDSLNSYFAGTALKMVIFGVTVTCDATTSQSPGPFVFS; encoded by the coding sequence ATGAGAATCAGAAGCCGGAGTTCCCTCGGGATCGTCGCCGTGCTGTCCGGGGTGCTCGCCGCCGGGCTTACGTTCGCGCCGGGTGCCGCCGCCGTCTCGCCCGGGACGGCCACGGCCACGTACGACTGCGGGATATGGGGGACGGGGACCGCCAACCTCGCCGCCACGCAGTCCGGCACCAGCGCCACCATCACCATCACGTCCGCCGTGAAGACGCCGGTCGCCGTCGGCGCCGACACGATCAACTCCACCCTGACCCTGGCCAAGGCCGGCGGCGGCACCCGGGTCTTCAGCGGCACGAAGAACCCCGCCCTCGCCGCGAACCAGTCCGTGACCATGGGGCCCCTCACCGGGACGGTCGCCCCCGGTGACAGCCTGAACTCCTACTTCGCGGGCACCGCGCTCAAGATGGTGATCTTCGGCGTCACGGTGACCTGTGACGCGACCACCTCGCAGTCGCCCGGTCCCTTCGTCTTCAGCTGA
- a CDS encoding hypothetical protein (identified by MetaGeneAnnotator; putative;~sequence version:1): MCEARGYARAGAHPLRAPYRLVPFRAGRAQARTDLSAPAPPQPSPPPVVDPKPVQGLSAG, translated from the coding sequence GTGTGCGAGGCGCGGGGGTACGCCCGAGCCGGTGCCCATCCCCTGCGGGCCCCGTACCGGCTGGTGCCTTTCCGTGCGGGCCGCGCTCAGGCCCGTACCGACCTCTCCGCCCCCGCCCCGCCCCAGCCGTCCCCGCCGCCTGTGGTCGACCCCAAGCCCGTACAGGGGCTCTCGGCGGGCTGA
- a CDS encoding hypothetical protein (Domain of unknown function (DUF397); pfam04149;~identified by MetaGeneAnnotator; putative;~predicted protein [Streptomyces albus J1074]) codes for MTTASPRWFKSSYSSTNSNCVEVATNLVAARDVVPVRDSKVSDGPSLSVSASAFSSFVAGVKGNGFNA; via the coding sequence GTGACGACTGCATCCCCCCGCTGGTTCAAGTCCTCTTACAGCAGCACCAACAGCAACTGCGTTGAGGTCGCCACGAACCTCGTTGCAGCGCGCGACGTCGTCCCCGTCCGTGACTCGAAGGTCTCCGACGGGCCGTCGCTCAGCGTCTCCGCCTCCGCGTTCTCGTCGTTCGTCGCCGGCGTCAAGGGCAACGGCTTCAACGCCTGA
- a CDS encoding DNA-directed RNA polymerase (identified by MetaGeneAnnotator; putative;~sequence version:1), producing MATPNYEALARDLFGRTEKAIDMIAALSVDTGITFKISDIVQRVEDGLPEGYPDSTNGEHVRRDLIAEMARDALSGAAYED from the coding sequence ATGGCCACCCCCAACTACGAAGCCCTCGCCCGCGATCTGTTCGGTAGGACGGAAAAGGCAATCGACATGATCGCCGCTCTCAGCGTGGACACCGGAATCACGTTCAAGATCAGCGACATCGTGCAACGGGTCGAGGATGGGCTACCCGAGGGCTACCCGGACAGTACGAACGGGGAGCATGTGCGCCGGGACCTCATCGCCGAAATGGCACGCGATGCACTGTCGGGCGCGGCGTACGAAGACTGA
- a CDS encoding hypothetical protein (identified by MetaGeneAnnotator; putative;~sequence version:1), with translation MRPTAPGHPVTAAVLITNPRDQLLIVRPAKDGAAWHLPGGIVEQCESPLDAARREGREELGLDLDVKEHDLFAVEWLQATRPERRDRLAFLFAGPVLHPHDTDQIVLQRDELAAWRWATRTEAASLLHPAVAARIVGPLHPGNALYRETRKEETL, from the coding sequence ATGCGTCCCACAGCCCCTGGTCACCCCGTGACCGCCGCCGTCCTTATCACCAACCCTCGTGACCAACTGCTAATCGTTCGGCCCGCCAAGGATGGTGCTGCGTGGCATCTGCCCGGCGGCATCGTTGAACAGTGCGAGTCCCCCCTAGACGCAGCCCGCCGGGAGGGTCGCGAAGAACTGGGGCTTGACCTCGACGTTAAGGAACATGATCTGTTCGCCGTCGAATGGTTGCAGGCGACTCGGCCGGAACGGCGTGACCGGCTCGCGTTCCTGTTCGCCGGCCCCGTTCTTCACCCGCACGACACTGACCAGATCGTCTTGCAGCGTGACGAACTCGCCGCGTGGCGGTGGGCAACCCGCACCGAGGCGGCATCGCTGCTTCACCCCGCTGTAGCCGCACGGATCGTGGGCCCCCTCCACCCCGGCAACGCTCTGTACCGCGAAACCAGAAAGGAAGAGACGTTATGA
- a CDS encoding hypothetical protein (identified by MetaGeneAnnotator; putative;~sequence version:1): MTVAPTRTFLDGYDFKPDAYDHAVRMAQVLVRAGLTKRYGVSVHRAAKVGWGVYLTDRTPDQAPPVGVHGLPAAEPAHRLTAA, encoded by the coding sequence GTGACTGTTGCCCCGACCCGAACTTTCCTCGACGGCTACGACTTCAAGCCGGACGCGTACGACCACGCGGTGCGGATGGCTCAAGTCCTGGTGCGAGCCGGTCTGACCAAGCGGTACGGAGTGAGCGTGCACCGCGCCGCCAAAGTCGGCTGGGGCGTATACCTCACCGACCGTACGCCCGACCAGGCTCCGCCCGTAGGCGTGCACGGCCTACCGGCCGCCGAGCCTGCCCACCGTCTCACGGCGGCATGA
- a CDS encoding cytidine deaminase (cytidine deaminase [Streptomyces griseoflavus Tu4000];~identified by MetaGeneAnnotator; putative), with translation MTLNREHDDLGAEDLKIITLARSARARNGVPEGAAVRDETGRTYVAGTVDLESLKLSALRTAVAMAVASGARSLEAAAVVSAAETASDDDRAAVRDLGGADTPVLLAGLDGRLRVAVTAG, from the coding sequence ATGACTCTCAACCGCGAGCACGACGACCTCGGTGCCGAAGACCTCAAGATCATCACGCTGGCGCGCAGCGCCCGCGCCCGCAACGGGGTGCCGGAGGGTGCGGCGGTACGCGACGAGACCGGCCGCACCTACGTCGCGGGCACCGTCGACCTGGAGTCGCTGAAGCTCAGCGCGCTCCGGACGGCGGTCGCCATGGCGGTGGCCAGCGGCGCCCGGTCCCTGGAGGCCGCGGCGGTCGTCTCCGCCGCCGAGACGGCATCCGACGACGACCGCGCGGCGGTCCGCGACCTCGGCGGCGCCGACACCCCGGTCCTCCTCGCGGGCCTCGACGGCCGCCTGCGCGTGGCGGTTACCGCGGGCTGA
- a CDS encoding hypothetical protein (identified by MetaGeneAnnotator; putative;~sequence version:1), which translates to MPDHNACPNPEPAPIIGTYMVDTLVIRPGRVMAREGDLYFLRPVGGGCEWTARAEDLRPPGEHEHFRALPAPVVPR; encoded by the coding sequence GTGCCCGATCACAACGCCTGTCCGAACCCGGAACCTGCACCCATCATCGGGACGTACATGGTCGACACGTTGGTGATACGACCCGGACGAGTGATGGCCCGCGAGGGCGACCTGTACTTTCTGCGTCCGGTGGGCGGGGGGTGCGAGTGGACCGCGCGAGCCGAGGACCTGCGCCCGCCGGGCGAGCACGAACACTTCCGCGCCCTCCCCGCTCCGGTGGTGCCCCGGTGA
- a CDS encoding regulatory protein gntR, HTH (identified by MetaGeneAnnotator; putative;~sequence version:1): MPHAPSPRRAPYMDVLDALEAEIEGKSPGDAISSENELCERHGVARMTARRAIGILRERGLIETRWGKGSFVAHPAGSDSGDERQDGLK, translated from the coding sequence ATGCCCCACGCCCCGAGCCCTCGCCGTGCCCCCTACATGGACGTCCTGGACGCGTTGGAGGCGGAGATCGAGGGCAAGAGCCCGGGGGATGCGATCTCGTCCGAGAACGAGTTGTGCGAACGGCATGGTGTGGCCCGGATGACCGCCCGCCGTGCCATCGGGATTCTGCGTGAGCGCGGGCTCATTGAGACCCGATGGGGCAAGGGTTCATTTGTGGCTCACCCCGCCGGCTCGGACAGCGGGGACGAGCGTCAAGACGGGTTGAAGTAG
- a CDS encoding hypothetical protein (identified by MetaGeneAnnotator; putative;~sequence version:1) yields MRTRFSRGLSAALVVSSLALSAAACGGDDTKDDAKKDGADKPAASASATPAAPAPAKPLTDAQMKAAALELKDLPSGWKATKPEADPTVYKTDKAECEPIAAVMDDKIAGATKGASVDFALGKNESELSQEVVNFSGTGAADFTKKLAAAVDACADFTVDAGGEKMKAGAKKLTAPAGAEEAVAFAFALEVAPGMKVEPNVVVARQGTGLFRLMYLADTAAGKKDFEALTKTATDKFVKAAQG; encoded by the coding sequence ATGCGTACGCGTTTCTCCCGCGGTCTTTCCGCCGCCCTCGTCGTCTCCTCCCTCGCCCTGTCCGCCGCCGCGTGCGGTGGCGACGACACGAAGGACGACGCCAAGAAGGACGGCGCCGACAAGCCGGCGGCCTCCGCCTCGGCCACTCCCGCGGCCCCCGCGCCGGCCAAGCCGCTGACGGACGCCCAGATGAAGGCCGCCGCCCTGGAGCTGAAGGACCTGCCGTCCGGCTGGAAGGCCACGAAGCCGGAAGCGGACCCGACCGTCTACAAGACGGACAAGGCGGAGTGCGAGCCGATCGCCGCCGTGATGGACGACAAGATCGCGGGTGCCACGAAGGGCGCGAGCGTCGACTTCGCCCTCGGCAAGAACGAGTCCGAGCTCAGCCAGGAGGTCGTGAACTTCTCCGGCACCGGTGCGGCCGACTTCACGAAGAAGCTCGCCGCCGCGGTGGACGCGTGCGCGGACTTCACCGTCGACGCGGGCGGCGAGAAGATGAAGGCCGGGGCGAAGAAGCTCACCGCTCCGGCGGGCGCCGAGGAGGCCGTCGCCTTCGCGTTCGCGCTGGAGGTCGCGCCCGGCATGAAGGTCGAGCCGAACGTGGTCGTCGCCCGTCAGGGCACGGGCCTCTTCCGCCTCATGTACCTCGCGGACACGGCGGCGGGCAAGAAGGACTTCGAGGCGCTGACGAAGACGGCGACGGACAAGTTCGTGAAGGCCGCGCAGGGCTGA
- a CDS encoding XRE family transcriptional regulator (Helix-turn-helix XRE-family like proteins. Prokaryotic DNA binding proteins belonging to the xenobiotic response element family of transcriptional regulators; cd00093;~KEGG: sgr:SGR_5027 putative DNA-binding protein; PFAM: helix-turn-helix domain protein; SMART: helix-turn-helix domain protein;~Predicted transcriptional regulators [Transcription]; COG1396;~XRE family transcriptional regulator [Streptomyces sp. SirexAA- E];~identified by MetaGeneAnnotator; putative;~non-specific DNA binding site [nucleotide binding];~salt bridge;~sequence-specific DNA binding site [nucleotide binding]): protein MSNVKALTPDASPQAAYGARLRRLREERGWRQDDLATRTGYSNKHISAVETGRSSSTLVFSRALDRAFGVANTEDSFEREWRTLSHGILLEGFPEYVAYEARAVEIRLFDIGVVPGLLQTPGYAQAMANGYVERGHFTQKQADEGVGFLAQRQKGLTRDRPPMLLVVMDESCIRRRVGGPEVMNAQLRSLVEFARKPNSMLQIAPFELGERRPFNLPVNLLTLPDRSMVSYTESHAQGHVDRETSSVIPVLTGYHQLQAECLSQAGSVAMIEQVRKGIS, encoded by the coding sequence GTGAGCAACGTCAAGGCGCTTACCCCGGACGCCTCCCCGCAGGCGGCGTACGGGGCACGTTTACGCAGGCTGCGCGAGGAACGGGGGTGGCGGCAAGACGACTTGGCTACCCGCACGGGATATTCCAACAAGCATATTTCGGCGGTTGAAACTGGTCGGAGCTCTTCAACTCTAGTTTTCTCTAGGGCTCTTGATCGAGCCTTCGGCGTCGCGAACACGGAAGATTCGTTCGAGCGGGAGTGGCGAACGCTGAGTCACGGGATCCTGTTGGAGGGCTTCCCGGAGTACGTGGCCTACGAGGCGCGCGCGGTCGAGATCCGATTGTTCGACATTGGGGTTGTCCCTGGACTGTTGCAGACGCCGGGGTACGCGCAGGCGATGGCCAACGGCTATGTCGAGCGGGGTCACTTCACCCAGAAGCAAGCGGACGAGGGTGTCGGTTTCCTCGCGCAGCGGCAAAAAGGGCTGACGAGAGACCGTCCGCCCATGCTGCTCGTGGTGATGGACGAAAGCTGCATCCGCCGACGCGTCGGCGGCCCTGAGGTCATGAACGCACAGCTTCGGAGCCTGGTCGAGTTCGCCAGGAAGCCGAACAGCATGCTTCAGATAGCGCCCTTCGAGCTGGGCGAGCGGCGGCCTTTCAACCTTCCCGTCAACCTGCTGACGCTGCCGGACCGGTCGATGGTGTCGTACACGGAGTCGCACGCCCAGGGGCATGTGGACCGTGAAACCTCATCCGTAATACCTGTTCTGACGGGCTACCATCAGCTTCAGGCCGAATGCCTCTCGCAGGCCGGCTCCGTGGCCATGATCGAGCAGGTACGAAAGGGCATCTCGTGA
- a CDS encoding hypothetical protein (DNA-binding protein [Streptomyces pristinaespiralis ATCC25486];~identified by MetaGeneAnnotator; putative) encodes MCTSLEQGRDISVSPQVIDAVARVLRLSPAERRHLYVLAGLNPPVPETAPGDWDMCAGLRRLIDTWMPFPAVIMDVYWNSVLYNEAAAIVFGLRPEAPQNCLVSFFTDPLYQSRLSSWEVLAPRVVAQFRAACSDNQGDEGFRAVVEEVTAASPVFAELWGRRDILPGGQNRKELDHPLAGPLAVESTQLRVPARPDLVIVLHTPLPEADTAAKLEWLVSPEGRRGAMYPVAG; translated from the coding sequence GTGTGCACTTCGCTGGAGCAGGGGCGCGACATCAGCGTCTCGCCGCAGGTGATCGACGCGGTGGCGCGGGTGCTGCGGCTCAGCCCGGCGGAACGGCGTCATCTGTACGTCCTCGCGGGGCTCAACCCGCCCGTGCCGGAGACCGCCCCGGGGGACTGGGACATGTGCGCCGGGCTGCGCCGGCTGATCGACACGTGGATGCCGTTCCCCGCGGTCATCATGGACGTCTACTGGAATTCGGTCCTCTACAACGAGGCGGCGGCCATCGTCTTCGGCCTGCGCCCGGAGGCGCCGCAGAACTGTCTCGTCTCCTTCTTCACGGACCCGCTGTACCAGTCGCGGCTGAGCAGCTGGGAGGTGCTGGCGCCGCGGGTCGTGGCCCAGTTCCGGGCGGCCTGCTCGGACAACCAGGGCGACGAGGGTTTCCGGGCGGTGGTCGAGGAGGTGACGGCGGCGAGCCCGGTGTTCGCCGAACTGTGGGGGCGGCGGGACATCCTGCCGGGCGGCCAGAACCGCAAGGAACTGGACCACCCGCTGGCGGGCCCGCTCGCCGTCGAGTCGACCCAGCTGCGCGTCCCGGCCCGCCCGGACCTGGTCATCGTGCTGCACACCCCGCTGCCGGAGGCCGACACGGCGGCGAAGCTGGAGTGGCTGGTGTCGCCGGAGGGACGGCGCGGGGCGATGTACCCGGTCGCGGGCTGA
- a CDS encoding hypothetical protein (identified by MetaGeneAnnotator; putative;~sequence version:1): MKDADDPPPHPEEFATGHATCELGETHDGDHAEFLWFTEKSFAATWLRWSDADTHTIVTLPCCTALTTTGDGCGLYADHPSDHSWAVTDPTREALRADLMAHPERFGLPPDYFNPS; this comes from the coding sequence ATGAAAGACGCCGACGATCCGCCCCCACACCCGGAAGAGTTCGCCACCGGACATGCAACATGCGAACTCGGCGAGACCCATGACGGCGACCACGCCGAATTCCTGTGGTTCACCGAAAAATCCTTCGCAGCAACGTGGCTCCGCTGGAGCGACGCCGACACCCACACGATTGTCACGCTGCCGTGCTGCACCGCACTGACCACAACTGGCGACGGGTGCGGCCTCTACGCCGACCACCCGTCGGACCACTCATGGGCCGTGACCGACCCGACCCGCGAAGCCTTGAGAGCAGACCTGATGGCACACCCCGAACGGTTCGGTCTGCCCCCGGACTACTTCAACCCGTCTTGA
- a CDS encoding hypothetical protein (identified by MetaGeneAnnotator; putative;~sequence version:1), which produces MNRIARPADFFDARPEPAPGCMVCVMLVRWHAYYTTGPQRDESAAVDCVIETRNHPHRPPKMTIKVYTQPLYRPEATS; this is translated from the coding sequence GTGAACCGAATAGCACGCCCCGCCGACTTTTTCGACGCCCGCCCCGAGCCGGCCCCCGGGTGCATGGTCTGCGTGATGCTCGTGCGGTGGCACGCCTACTACACGACCGGTCCGCAGCGGGACGAGTCTGCGGCCGTTGACTGTGTGATCGAGACCCGTAACCACCCGCACCGGCCCCCGAAGATGACGATCAAGGTGTACACGCAGCCGCTCTATCGGCCGGAGGCGACATCGTGA
- a CDS encoding hypothetical protein (identified by MetaGeneAnnotator; putative;~sequence version:1) — translation MTHESTPGAPAPSGAMCCRCKQWTYAPVEVGYHERPSGPGVTLYACPSHAVAMTPGPMPGKHQRHT, via the coding sequence ATGACTCACGAATCCACCCCCGGAGCCCCCGCCCCGTCCGGCGCGATGTGCTGCCGCTGCAAGCAGTGGACGTACGCGCCCGTGGAAGTCGGCTACCACGAGCGGCCGAGCGGCCCCGGAGTGACCCTCTACGCCTGCCCCAGCCACGCCGTGGCCATGACCCCCGGCCCGATGCCCGGAAAGCACCAGCGGCACACGTAG
- a CDS encoding hypothetical protein (identified by MetaGeneAnnotator; putative;~sequence version:1), whose amino-acid sequence MRDLIALAILGMGLLLILWCALGWAPSRPGRHSAAYRAPEALPTLTGPRMTPWSTPTPAHVHARRVPLRGEDTALIRPYVLAADTVPLGVIRERRTAAVLATLGVDYAYEYAGSQFESLAARTSAGVTA is encoded by the coding sequence ATGCGCGATCTTATCGCCCTCGCGATCCTCGGAATGGGACTGCTGCTCATCCTGTGGTGCGCCCTCGGATGGGCCCCGAGCCGGCCCGGACGCCACTCCGCCGCCTACCGCGCACCCGAGGCCCTGCCCACCCTCACCGGCCCCCGCATGACGCCGTGGTCCACCCCGACCCCCGCCCACGTCCACGCCCGACGCGTTCCCCTCCGGGGCGAGGACACAGCGCTCATCCGCCCGTACGTCCTCGCCGCCGACACTGTGCCCCTCGGCGTGATCCGCGAACGGCGCACAGCAGCCGTTCTCGCCACGCTCGGCGTGGACTACGCATACGAGTACGCGGGCAGCCAGTTCGAATCCCTCGCCGCGCGCACCTCTGCGGGGGTGACCGCATGA
- a CDS encoding hypothetical protein (identified by MetaGeneAnnotator; putative;~sequence version:1) yields MRRRPNRMVWVGNPLGLPVPDGFASRRVAFEIRPGDTVWVANRWRAAARVEIWPGQADCIVLVEWCGQTESRTVYHGSGLVRILQDPSPTIPPDSRLPVYVGP; encoded by the coding sequence ATGCGGCGCCGTCCGAACCGCATGGTCTGGGTGGGAAACCCTCTGGGGCTCCCGGTCCCGGACGGGTTCGCATCCCGCCGAGTAGCGTTTGAGATTCGTCCCGGGGACACGGTCTGGGTGGCCAACCGATGGCGCGCAGCGGCAAGGGTCGAGATCTGGCCCGGTCAAGCGGATTGCATCGTTCTCGTGGAGTGGTGCGGCCAGACGGAGTCCCGCACGGTGTACCACGGCTCGGGGCTGGTGCGGATCCTTCAGGATCCCTCCCCCACGATCCCCCCTGATAGTCGGCTGCCGGTCTACGTCGGTCCTTAA
- a CDS encoding hydroxymethylbilane synthase (identified by MetaGeneAnnotator; putative;~sequence version:1): MTSVFPARKLHIGTRSSPLALAQVDTVSNLLRKLVPDIEIKVVPVTTEADKWQGDLAQLGGKGLFVREIDQMLQRGQIDMAVHCMKDVPGDVPMPRGLIFAAYLPRDDVRDVLLVPEGSDVQSLADLPSGASVATSAVRRKSQILQTRPDLNVIRVRGLVGTRIEKLDGRKPMDHKLDAMVLALAGLERLDIAERARQVFEPSEMLPAVGAGVLGLECRKDDDATAYLLQQLNHERTMTEVTAERVMLHGLRGHCNSPIAGHCVTEPDGQLSLRGMVFSRDGSKFVHAHIWGERLNDPGVLGTRVAAELLRQGARDIIDGIPH, encoded by the coding sequence ATGACGAGCGTCTTCCCCGCGCGAAAACTCCACATCGGCACCCGGTCCTCACCGCTCGCGCTCGCTCAGGTCGACACCGTGTCGAACCTGCTGCGCAAACTCGTCCCGGACATCGAAATCAAGGTTGTTCCGGTCACGACCGAAGCCGACAAGTGGCAAGGAGATCTGGCCCAGCTCGGCGGGAAGGGTCTGTTCGTCCGCGAGATCGACCAGATGTTGCAGCGCGGACAGATCGACATGGCCGTGCACTGCATGAAGGATGTCCCGGGCGACGTGCCCATGCCTCGCGGTTTGATCTTCGCCGCGTACCTCCCCCGCGACGACGTCCGTGACGTGCTGCTCGTCCCCGAGGGGTCCGACGTCCAGTCGCTCGCCGACCTTCCGTCCGGCGCGTCGGTCGCTACCTCCGCCGTACGCCGCAAGTCCCAGATCCTCCAGACACGCCCTGACCTGAACGTGATCAGAGTGCGCGGTCTGGTCGGCACCCGCATCGAAAAGCTCGACGGCCGTAAGCCGATGGACCACAAGCTTGACGCCATGGTCCTGGCCCTGGCCGGCCTTGAACGTCTCGACATCGCGGAACGGGCCCGTCAGGTGTTCGAGCCGAGCGAGATGCTGCCCGCCGTAGGCGCCGGAGTCCTCGGTCTCGAATGCCGCAAGGACGACGATGCGACCGCGTATCTCCTCCAACAGCTCAACCACGAACGGACCATGACCGAAGTCACGGCAGAGCGGGTGATGCTCCACGGTCTGCGAGGGCACTGCAACAGCCCGATCGCCGGACACTGCGTCACCGAGCCGGACGGCCAACTCAGCTTGCGCGGAATGGTGTTCTCACGCGACGGAAGCAAGTTCGTGCACGCCCACATCTGGGGTGAACGCTTGAACGATCCCGGCGTGTTGGGCACCCGGGTTGCCGCAGAGCTGCTGCGCCAAGGCGCCCGCGACATCATCGACGGCATCCCCCACTGA